Proteins encoded by one window of Deltaproteobacteria bacterium:
- the moaA gene encoding GTP 3',8-cyclase MoaA, with translation MEKLIDALGRRFSYLRLSLTERCNFRCSYCLPNGYICQASKRDTEISQVEIRRLVAAFAEMGFSKVRLTGGEPTLRRDLLNIIEDIANAKGVAVVALSTNGFRLKQIAKDLLSAGVSALNVSVDSLNKNHYMTITGRNCLEQVLEGVDHALEIGFKKVKVNAVLLKDLNSDELPSFVAWVKDRPITLRLIELMETGENKSFFYHHHLRTSLLQRYLESNGWTRLQKTSTDGPAIEYSHPDYKGAIGLIAPYAENFCATCNRLRVNSKGNLRLCLFGNGEISLRHLLQDDNAKNALKQFIADAITEKAPSHLLLMGNSGQTSNLATIGG, from the coding sequence ATGGAAAAACTCATCGACGCACTTGGGCGTCGCTTCTCGTACTTACGTCTGTCACTCACAGAGCGATGCAATTTTCGCTGCTCATATTGCCTTCCTAACGGCTATATTTGCCAAGCCTCCAAACGAGACACTGAAATATCGCAAGTAGAAATTCGCCGATTGGTCGCAGCGTTCGCGGAAATGGGATTCTCTAAAGTCCGCCTTACTGGTGGCGAACCTACATTGCGAAGGGATTTGCTAAACATTATAGAAGACATAGCAAATGCGAAGGGAGTTGCTGTCGTAGCGCTTTCTACTAACGGCTTTCGCCTCAAGCAAATCGCAAAAGACCTGCTTTCAGCTGGAGTTAGCGCATTAAATGTTAGCGTCGATAGCCTAAACAAAAATCACTACATGACGATAACAGGCCGCAACTGCCTGGAGCAAGTACTAGAAGGCGTCGACCATGCACTTGAAATTGGATTTAAAAAAGTAAAAGTTAACGCTGTATTGCTTAAAGACTTAAATTCCGACGAACTACCTTCATTTGTCGCGTGGGTTAAAGACCGCCCAATCACTCTTCGCTTAATTGAGCTAATGGAGACAGGAGAAAATAAGAGTTTTTTTTATCACCATCACCTCAGAACCTCGCTCTTACAACGCTACTTGGAATCTAACGGTTGGACTAGACTGCAAAAGACTTCAACAGACGGGCCCGCCATAGAATACAGCCATCCAGATTATAAAGGCGCAATTGGTCTCATTGCTCCCTATGCAGAAAATTTTTGCGCAACCTGCAATCGCCTGCGAGTAAATAGCAAAGGCAATCTCAGACTATGCTTATTTGGCAATGGCGAAATATCGCTTAGACACCTACTCCAAGACGACAACGCCAAAAACGCACTTAAGCAGTTTATTGCCGATGCTATAACAGAAAAAGCTCCTTCACATCTGCTACTTATGGGAAATTCAGGCCAAACGAGCAACCTAGCAACAATCGGTGGATAA